Sequence from the Amycolatopsis sp. NBC_00345 genome:
CGGGCGGCACCGGTTCCTGCGTGGTGACGTCACCGATCCGGAATTGGTCGCCGAGCTCCTCGACGGCGTCGACGCGGTCTGCCACCAGGCCGCGGTGGTCGGGCACGGCATCGACCCGTCCGACGCGCCGTCCTACGCGCTGAACAACGACTACGGCACGGCGGTGCTGCTGGCCGGCATGCACGCGGCCGGGGTGCGCAAGCTCGTGCTGGCGTCGTCGATGGTGGTCTACGGCGAGGGCCGGTACGAGTGCCCGGCGCACGGGATCGTGCCTCCCTCTCCTCGCCGTCAGTCCGATGTGGACGTCGGCCGGTTCGAGCCGGCGTGCGGGGAGTGCGGCGCGGAACTCGGCTGGCGGCTCGTGCCGGAAGACGCGCCGCTGATGCCCAGGAGTACTTACGCGGCAACAAAACTGGCGCAGGAGCACCTCGCGGGCGCGTGGGCGCGTCAGACCGGCGGCACGGTCTGGGCGATGCGCTACCACAACGTCTACGGCCCGCGGATGCCGCAGAACACGCCGTACGCCGGGGTGGCTTCGCTGTTCCGCTCGTCGCTGGTCCGTGGCGAGGCGCCGACCGTGCTCGAGGATGGCAAGCAGCAGCGGGA
This genomic interval carries:
- a CDS encoding NAD-dependent epimerase/dehydratase family protein, which produces MRVLITGGAGFIGSHIADRLADSGDEVVVLDSLLPTAHGSTVPPAYTGRHRFLRGDVTDPELVAELLDGVDAVCHQAAVVGHGIDPSDAPSYALNNDYGTAVLLAGMHAAGVRKLVLASSMVVYGEGRYECPAHGIVPPSPRRQSDVDVGRFEPACGECGAELGWRLVPEDAPLMPRSTYAATKLAQEHLAGAWARQTGGTVWAMRYHNVYGPRMPQNTPYAGVASLFRSSLVRGEAPTVLEDGKQQRDFVHVHDVARANVLALHAEGAAGEITPLNVCSGQPHTVGELAAELARACDGPAPRIAGGARPADVRHVVADPARARELLGFTAETSFEEGITSFATAELRAPVGG